Proteins encoded in a region of the Cydia splendana chromosome 19, ilCydSple1.2, whole genome shotgun sequence genome:
- the LOC134800313 gene encoding trypsin 5G1-like: MGLQLMCFLAIAALLQVVSGSALHEVENCTNHNLEIIGGHKVSVEDVPFMVALYYKPEGGEYEAFCGGSIIHERFVLTAAHCPDFIDLIPQGNATKRVLIGSDRLNTGGVFIDVEEQFIHQDFSFLNVTIENDICLMKLKEPVPFGCKVAKAKLPDKDYTLEQGTLVNVTGWGDIGNNSTEMENELRQTTVPIVSNECCQKDYEELTEKHMCAGSKGHDSCQGDSGGPLTYKGVQVGVVSFGELCAIYPGVYTRVSEYLDWINTTIEKNL, from the exons ATGGGCCTACAGCTAATGTGTTTTTTGGCTATTGCGGCGCTACTTCAAGTCGTATCTGGCTCAG CTCTCCATGAAGTTGAGAACTGCACCAACCACAACCTGGAGATCATTGGCGGTCACAAGGTGTCCGTTGAAGACGTCCCGTTCATGGTGGCGTTGTACTACAAGCCTGAAGGTGGAGAATACGAGGCGTTCTGCGGTGGTTCCATCATCCATGAGCGCTTCGTGCTGACTGCCGCTCATTGCCCTGACTTTATCGACTTGATACC GCAAGGAAACGCTACAAAAAGAGTCCTCATCGGCTCAGACCGTCTAAACACCGGTGGCGTCTTCATTGATGTGGAAGAGCAGTTCATCCATCAGGACTTCAGCTTTCTTAACGTCACCATAGAGAACGACATCTGCCTCATGAAGCTCAAGGAACCAGTACCGTTTGGGTGCAAGGTAGCGAAAGCTAAGCTCCCCGATAAAGATTACACATTGGAACAGGGTACGCTGGTCAACGTTACGGGATGGGGTGATATCGGA AATAATAGCACGGAAATGGAGAATGAGCTGCGCCAGACTACAGTACCGATCGTGTCTAACGAATGCTGTCAGAAAGACTATGAGGAGCTTACTGAAAAGCATATGTGTGCTGGATCAAAAGGCCACGATTCTTGCCAG GGTGACAGCGGAGGTCCTTTGACCTATAAAGGCGTGCAAGTCGGCGTGGTTTCATTCGGCGAACTTTGCGCCATCTACCCTGGAGTATACACCAGGGTGTCTGAGTACCTGGACTGGATCAATACAACCATTGAGAAGAACTTGTGA